The sequence TCCAATTCGTCCCAGATCGATCACGGCGCATGGCAGGAGATCCTGGACACTTACCTGCGGTCCCACAGCTCCGGCATCAATCGATTCGACTACGCCGCCTTGAAGGCCAGCGCCGGGGACACCGCGAAACTGGCCGGATACCTGTCCTACCTGCAGGAACTCGATCCCAGGACCTACTCGCGGAGGGAACAAAAGGCCTACTGGTTCAACTTCTACAATTCACTGACCGTGAAGGTGGTGGCCGACGCCTATCCCGTCGACTCCATCAAGAAAATCAGCAACAGCATGCTGGGAGGTCTGATTCCGGTCGGCCCATGGGGTGACGTACGGGCCAAGGTCCGTGGCCGGGACCTGACTTTGGACAACATCGAGCATGGCATCCTGAGGCCCATCTACCGCGATCCCCGGATTCACTATGGGGTGAATTGCGCCAGCCTGGGGTGTCCGAATCTATTGGAGACGGCTTTCACCGCGGCCAATACCGAGACACTGTTGGATGGCGCCGCCCGCGCCTATGTGAATCATTCCCGGGGCGTCGATTTTGTCGACGACGATTTCATCGTCATCTCCAGTATCTACACCTGGTTCTCGGAGGACTTCGGCGACACCGAGGAGAACGTCCTCAAACACCTGGCGCGGTATGCGGATGATGAACTGGCGGACCGCCTGAAGAACTTCGAGGGAGCCATCGACTACGAGTACGACTGGGATTTGAACCAGCCGTAACCGGTGCTCGGCAGCTCGAAACCGCCGTTCCTGATCGGCCGCTGGAAACTGCCGTTTCTGTCTGTTTCCTCAGAACACGAAGTTGAGTGAGACGCCGATGACGTTGGAGACGGCCGTATTGCGTCCGGCGATCACCCTGCCGTAGGACGCTCCGATGTTGGCCCGGTCCGAAACGGCGATGCTCACCGAAGGACCGACGACATGGAAGTCTTCCTGCAGTTCGGGAAATACCATGGGTGAGAATCCCGGGCCTCCGATCTCCAGACCCGAAGTGGAATCTTCCATCTGATAGTTGAACGCCAGTCCGAGCCGGCTTCCCACCACCACGCCGGCCGCCAGCCGGGCAAACAGGTTGGGCGGAATGTCGTGGTCGCCCGAGGTTCGATTGCGATACCCGAACTCACCCGAAACGGCAAAGCCATTGTCGAAGTACTTGCCGATCAGTGTCGATAACTCGAATCCGTTGCCTCCGTCTCCCAGCGAATTGATATAGCCCGTCTCGTAACTTCCCGCCACGATGACTCCGGCGCGAAACGCGACGGTCGGGCCGTCGCCCACCACCTCGTCCAACGCGCGCCAAACCACGCCGGCATTGATGTCGGCCAGACCGCTGATGCTGGCCTGGGACGGGGGGAGGCCCGGGCCGGTGGCGTATGAGCTCTGGGCTCCACCAAAGCGGAAGTCCAGCGCCAGGGAGTCGGTCATACCGTAGGTCCCCTCCACCCAGACGGTCTTCTGGGAGAGATCGTGTCCGCCTCCTGGGGTCGGACTCTTCGTAGTGCTGCGGAAAAACTCGGTGGCGTTCTGAGAAACGTAGGAAACGGTGAGGGAGCCTCCGCCGGGGGCGGGAAGCCAGGGAGAGCCACCGGCGAACGCGGGTGACCCGTTGATTGCGACGGCCGCAACTGCGGCCAAGATTAATAGGTGTTTTCGTTGCATTGCCATGTTCCTTGGTAAAGCTCGTTGATTGGGGTCGCTCGGCGTCGAGTCCGATGCCGTCACAGCTTGTAACGGCGCGTGAGGAAGTAGTGAACGAGTTCCTGTTCGTCCACGCCGTCATCACACCCGACGGCCTCGGAACCCGGACAGAGGACCTGGATGTTCTCGTCGTCCGGCGTTCCCGGCTTGTTCGCCGAGTCGCGGGCCTCGAGGCTGTTCTTCAGGTTCTGTGCGCGGGCCCGATCGAGTTCGCCCTTTTGCAGCGGACAGGAGTTGCACACCAACTTCTTGTAGGTGAGCGCCTTGCCCTTGGTGTACGCGTCCCTGGGATTGATGCCCCGGCCTGCCGCAATGGAGCCGGACGCGGACAGCGACGCCGGCGCCAGCACGGCGATCATCGCCACGACCAGCAAGCCGATCAGTTTCTTCATTTCAATTCTCCTCAGTAAAGGGTCGGGGTGGTTGGGAACCGCGACTCATCTGCCAAATTTGGCGAAATGCAATTTCGCGTCGCCTCCGTCCCACCTGGCCGACGCGAAATCAGTTTTTCAAATATATAGGGTAAACAATTATCGTTGCCGTTGCGTGAAAAAAGTGGAGTTTTCCCACCTCCCACGAAACGGAGAGCCGGTCGTCTCCTACGGGGACCTTTCCGGAGGTGACCGTCACGGTGTTTCGCCCAATTGCATGGCGAGCAGGCCGAATTCGGGGATCTCTGCCGACTCTCTCAACTTGCGATGGATACAATTCTCCTGCATGCGTTGGAACAGCTCCCGCGAGAGGTGCCTCTTGTAGATCTTCATCTCCTTCCGGACTTCGCTCCGGAGGCTCCGCAGCCGTTCCCGGTCCATTTCATCCCGGAGGACCTCCGCGACCAGGACCCCGATGTGGTTCAGATCCTGGTCGATCTGTCGCCCGTCGAGTTGCTCCCGTGCACCGACTTCCTGCCTCAGGGAGGACAACAGGCTCAAGGGTCCGTCGAAGTCTTCGGGACGCGCTTCGAGCGACGCGCTCAGACGGTCCACGTGTTCGAGAATGCGGGCGCTGTCCACTCCCCTGCCTTGGAAATCATCGGGTTCGCTCGCTTCCTCTCCCGAGCCCACCATGGCTCGTTGATGCTCCTCGAATGCCTGAGTTACGGCCGGATGGCAGTAGGACAGACTCCTGGGTGAAGTCCTCCGCGACCGGGCGGTCTCGAAACTGCGGTCGATCCCTCGAATCACCACATGTATGGGAATTCCGCTCTCCTTCCACAATTCGATCAGGCACCAATCCAGAGGAGGAACCAGCAGGTGCTTCTGGCGCCTCCGGATGAAGTGTTCCTCGACTTCCGTGAAGTAGTTGAAATAGTTATCCAAGACAGCCCTGCCGAAGGTCCGGCGGCCTCCGCCATCGACGGCGTATGACGGGGACCGGCTGATTTTTTCTCAACGCCGCCGTCCGGACAAGCGCTCGTGGTAGATCCGGAGGCCGCACAAGGTCAGATTCTCCTCGATCAGGTCGATCCCCTCCGAAGCGCCCGCGATGAGGGGGGCCAGCCCTCCGGTGGCCACGACTCGCGCCCCGCCCAGTTCCTCCTTCATCCGTTTCAGAATCCCTTCCACCAGTCCCACGTAGCCATGGTAGAGGCCCGACTGGATGCTGCCGCTGGTGGAGGTTCCCACGACCTGCCCGGGACGGGCAATCTCGATCCGCGGGAGCTTGGCGGTCCGGGAGAAGAGCGCTTCGGCCGAGATTCCGATCCCGGCGGCGATGACCCCT is a genomic window of Acidobacteriota bacterium containing:
- a CDS encoding DUF547 domain-containing protein, whose translation is MRRIRFRCPFAWMMLRRHAAAGLIGLILITGAAPGESKLKLLSFWDASDESNSSQIDHGAWQEILDTYLRSHSSGINRFDYAALKASAGDTAKLAGYLSYLQELDPRTYSRREQKAYWFNFYNSLTVKVVADAYPVDSIKKISNSMLGGLIPVGPWGDVRAKVRGRDLTLDNIEHGILRPIYRDPRIHYGVNCASLGCPNLLETAFTAANTETLLDGAARAYVNHSRGVDFVDDDFIVISSIYTWFSEDFGDTEENVLKHLARYADDELADRLKNFEGAIDYEYDWDLNQP